A single genomic interval of Oryzomonas sagensis harbors:
- a CDS encoding CTP synthase yields the protein MKTKFIFITGGVVSSIGKGLAAASLGALLEARGLRVTMQKLDPYINVDPGTMSPFQHGEVFVTDDGAETDLDLGHYERYTNARLSKKSNFTTGQVYFSVIDKERRGDYLGGTVQVIPHITDEIKNKIIENAKGADVAIVEVGGTVGDIESLPFLEAIRQFRYDRGHGNTLYIHVTLVPYIRTAGELKTKPTQHSVMELRKIGIQPDILLCRCERELPQEMKKKIALFCNVEEKDVIPVVDSEHIYAVPQSLNKERLDEQVVDKLNIWTKEPDLTPWQDVVETLRHPSHGEVRIAVVGKYVNLTESYKSLAEALTHGGIANDCRVYLKYVDSEKIERDGIDGHLDDVDGILVPGGFGERGTEGKIIAIQFARTANIPFFGICLGLQMAVIEFSRNVCGVKDACSSEFSDCGSPLIHLMEDQKSVSKKGGTMRLGAYPCAVTKGTLAHAAYNATEISERHRHRYEFNNKYRSALTGKGMILSGIYKDKDLVEIIELPNHPWFLGCQFHPEFKSKPLQPHPLFRAFVGAALAYRNKR from the coding sequence ATGAAAACCAAGTTTATCTTCATCACCGGCGGGGTTGTCTCGTCCATCGGCAAAGGACTGGCGGCCGCTTCCCTGGGCGCCTTGCTCGAGGCGCGCGGTCTGCGCGTTACCATGCAGAAGCTGGACCCCTATATCAACGTGGACCCCGGCACCATGTCTCCGTTCCAGCACGGCGAAGTCTTTGTCACCGACGACGGCGCCGAAACCGATCTGGACCTGGGGCACTACGAACGCTACACCAACGCCCGCCTCTCCAAGAAAAGCAACTTCACCACCGGCCAGGTTTATTTCTCCGTTATCGACAAGGAGCGGCGCGGCGACTACCTGGGTGGCACGGTACAGGTCATCCCCCATATCACCGACGAGATCAAGAACAAGATCATCGAGAACGCCAAAGGGGCGGACGTGGCCATCGTCGAGGTGGGGGGTACTGTGGGCGATATCGAATCCCTCCCCTTCCTGGAGGCGATTCGCCAGTTCCGTTACGACCGCGGCCACGGCAATACCCTCTATATCCATGTTACCCTGGTGCCCTACATCCGCACCGCCGGAGAACTGAAGACCAAACCGACCCAGCATTCGGTCATGGAACTGCGCAAGATCGGTATCCAGCCCGATATCCTGCTCTGCCGCTGCGAGCGGGAACTGCCCCAGGAGATGAAGAAAAAGATCGCCCTGTTCTGCAACGTCGAAGAGAAGGACGTCATCCCGGTGGTTGACTCGGAACACATCTATGCCGTGCCCCAGTCGCTCAACAAGGAGCGGCTGGACGAACAGGTGGTGGACAAGCTCAACATCTGGACCAAGGAACCGGACCTGACCCCGTGGCAGGATGTGGTGGAGACCCTGCGGCACCCCAGCCACGGGGAGGTGCGCATCGCGGTGGTCGGCAAGTACGTCAACCTGACCGAGTCCTACAAATCCCTGGCCGAGGCCCTGACCCACGGCGGCATCGCCAACGACTGCCGGGTATACCTCAAGTATGTCGACTCGGAAAAGATCGAACGGGACGGCATTGACGGCCATCTCGACGATGTGGACGGCATCCTGGTGCCGGGCGGGTTCGGCGAGCGCGGGACCGAGGGGAAAATCATCGCAATCCAGTTCGCCCGCACCGCAAACATCCCCTTCTTCGGGATCTGCCTGGGGCTGCAGATGGCGGTCATCGAATTTTCCCGCAACGTCTGCGGCGTCAAGGATGCCTGTTCAAGCGAGTTCTCGGACTGCGGCTCTCCACTCATCCATCTTATGGAGGACCAGAAATCCGTCAGCAAAAAGGGGGGGACCATGCGGCTCGGGGCATACCCCTGCGCCGTCACCAAGGGGACCCTCGCCCATGCGGCCTACAACGCCACCGAGATCTCCGAGCGGCATCGCCATCGCTACGAATTCAACAACAAATACCGTTCCGCCCTCACGGGAAAAGGAATGATCCTGTCCGGCATCTACAAGGACAAAGATCTGGTGGAGATTATCGAACTCCCCAACCACCCCTGGTTCCTGGGGTGCCAATTCCATCCCGAGTTCAAATCCAAACCGCTCCAGCCCCACCCGCTCTTCCGGGCCTTCGTCGGGGCGGCACTTGCGTACCGCAATAAGAGGTAA
- the kdsA gene encoding 3-deoxy-8-phosphooctulonate synthase gives MTREIAINDVKIGGGRPLVLVAGPCVIESEAATLRHAERLLTICNGLSIPLIFKASYDKANRTSIGGFRGPGIKDGLKILAKVKDSLGLSVLSDIHSIEQVAPAAEVLDVLQIPAFLCRQTDLIIAAAQSGRVINIKKGQFLAPWDMKNVAAKAVASGNENIILTERGASFGYNNLVVDMRTFPIMRATGFPVIFDATHSVQLPGGQGECSGGQREYVEYLSRAAVAAGIDGIFMEVHEDPDKALCDGPNSIPLDDLPTLLKLLKSIDALVK, from the coding sequence ATGACCCGCGAGATCGCAATCAACGATGTGAAGATTGGCGGAGGCAGGCCGCTGGTGCTGGTGGCCGGCCCCTGCGTCATCGAGTCGGAGGCGGCAACCCTGCGCCACGCCGAGCGGCTGCTGACCATCTGCAACGGCCTGTCCATACCGCTCATCTTCAAGGCGTCCTACGACAAAGCCAACCGCACCTCTATCGGCGGTTTTCGGGGACCGGGCATCAAGGACGGCCTGAAGATCCTGGCCAAGGTGAAGGACTCCCTCGGCCTGTCGGTGCTCTCGGATATCCATTCCATCGAGCAGGTGGCGCCGGCGGCAGAAGTGCTGGACGTGCTGCAGATACCGGCCTTTCTCTGCCGGCAAACCGACCTCATTATAGCGGCGGCCCAGAGCGGCCGGGTCATCAACATCAAAAAAGGGCAATTCCTGGCCCCCTGGGACATGAAAAACGTGGCCGCCAAGGCGGTGGCCTCGGGCAATGAGAATATCATCCTCACCGAACGGGGCGCCTCCTTCGGCTACAACAATCTGGTGGTGGATATGCGCACCTTCCCGATCATGCGCGCCACCGGCTTCCCGGTCATCTTCGACGCCACCCACAGCGTGCAGCTTCCCGGAGGCCAGGGGGAGTGTTCCGGCGGCCAGCGGGAGTACGTGGAATACCTCTCCCGTGCCGCCGTTGCGGCGGGCATAGACGGGATCTTCATGGAGGTGCACGAAGACCCGGACAAGGCGCTGTGCGACGGCCCCAACTCCATCCCCCTGGACGATCTGCCGACGCTCCTGAAGCTGCTCAAGTCGATCGATGCCCTGGTCAAATAG
- a CDS encoding chemotaxis protein CheW: MSAADIIETVQYLTFKLDEEVFALDVAKVREILEYTGITKVPQTPDFMRGVINLRGSVVPVIDLRLKFGMSATERTVNTCIIVVEVELEDETLILGVLADSVQEVIEMEPEQIEAAPHIGTHLNTDFIKGMGKHDNRFIMILDSDKIFTDEELYTVQQDVG; encoded by the coding sequence ATGAGTGCAGCGGACATCATCGAAACGGTCCAGTATCTCACCTTCAAGCTCGACGAGGAGGTCTTTGCCCTCGACGTGGCCAAGGTCAGGGAGATATTGGAGTACACCGGCATCACCAAGGTGCCCCAGACCCCGGACTTCATGCGGGGGGTCATCAACCTGCGGGGCAGCGTCGTCCCGGTCATCGACCTGCGGCTCAAATTCGGCATGTCGGCCACCGAGCGCACGGTCAACACCTGTATCATCGTGGTGGAGGTGGAATTGGAGGACGAGACCCTTATCCTGGGTGTTCTGGCCGACTCGGTTCAGGAGGTGATCGAGATGGAGCCGGAGCAGATCGAGGCCGCGCCCCACATCGGCACCCACCTCAACACCGACTTCATCAAGGGCATGGGCAAACACGACAACAGATTCATCATGATCCTGGACAGCGATAAAATATTTACCGATGAAGAGTTGTACACGGTGCAGCAGGACGTGGGGTGA
- a CDS encoding protein-glutamate methylesterase/protein-glutamine glutaminase, translated as MTTRIKVLIVDDSALVRQALTEILSSDPHIEVTAAASDPFVAAERMKEGVPDVITLDVEMPRMDGLTFLQKIMTQHPIPVVMCSSLTDSGSETALKALEYGAVEIIAKPKMGTKQFIEESRVRICDTIKAAAMSRPRPLAMRATHTVPPKLSADVIMEKPTTRAMIQTTEKVVVVGASTGGTEALKTFLEMLPENAPGIVIVQHMPEHFTAAFAKRLNGICRVTVKEAADNDSVVRGRVLIAPGNHHLLLKRSGARYYVEIKEGPLVSRHRPSVDVLFRSAARYAGKNAVGVIMTGMGDDGAHGMKELFDAGAMTLAQDEATCVVYGMPNEAVKRGGVHRTLSLQNIATEVLKLCG; from the coding sequence ATGACGACCAGGATCAAGGTGCTGATCGTCGACGACTCTGCCCTCGTCAGGCAGGCGTTGACCGAAATCCTGTCGTCTGACCCCCACATCGAGGTCACGGCCGCCGCCTCAGACCCGTTTGTGGCAGCGGAGCGCATGAAGGAAGGTGTCCCGGACGTCATCACACTCGATGTCGAGATGCCGCGCATGGACGGCCTGACGTTTCTTCAGAAGATCATGACCCAGCACCCCATCCCGGTGGTCATGTGCTCAAGCCTGACCGATTCGGGCAGCGAAACGGCCCTCAAGGCCCTGGAGTACGGCGCGGTCGAGATCATCGCCAAGCCCAAGATGGGGACCAAGCAGTTTATCGAGGAATCGCGGGTCCGCATCTGCGATACGATCAAGGCGGCGGCCATGTCCAGGCCCCGGCCGCTGGCAATGCGGGCGACCCACACGGTGCCCCCCAAGCTGTCCGCCGATGTCATCATGGAAAAACCCACGACCCGGGCCATGATACAGACCACGGAAAAGGTCGTGGTGGTGGGGGCCTCCACCGGCGGCACCGAGGCCCTCAAGACCTTTCTCGAAATGCTGCCGGAAAATGCCCCGGGTATCGTCATCGTCCAGCACATGCCGGAACATTTCACGGCCGCCTTTGCCAAGCGCCTCAACGGCATCTGCCGCGTAACGGTAAAGGAGGCGGCCGACAACGATTCGGTGGTCCGCGGGCGGGTACTGATCGCGCCGGGAAACCACCATCTGCTGCTCAAACGTAGCGGCGCCCGGTATTATGTGGAGATCAAGGAGGGCCCCCTGGTGTCCCGCCACCGTCCTTCGGTGGATGTCCTGTTCCGGTCAGCCGCGCGCTACGCGGGGAAAAACGCCGTGGGCGTCATCATGACCGGCATGGGGGACGACGGTGCCCACGGCATGAAGGAACTGTTCGACGCCGGCGCAATGACCCTGGCCCAGGATGAAGCGACCTGCGTGGTGTATGGCATGCCGAACGAAGCGGTCAAGCGGGGCGGCGTCCACAGGACGCTCTCACTTCAGAACATTGCCACGGAAGTACTGAAGCTGTGCGGGTAA
- the kdsB gene encoding 3-deoxy-manno-octulosonate cytidylyltransferase codes for MKITAIIPARYASTRFPGKALADIGGRPMIQHVYERACKASLVSRVIVATDDTRIADAIRLIGGEAVMTSTSHETGTDRLAEVAHSLDTDIIVNVQGDEPLISPEMIDQAIEPFLHDPALKMGTLKTRIKCLHDFLSPNVVKVVTGADGCALYFSRSPLPFFRDKWQDLKDESFANGKLLCYKHVGLYVYRRDFLLEYAAMPPTFLEISEKLEQLRAIENGIHIRVIETEFESIGVDTPDDLAKAQERYRIVTQ; via the coding sequence ATGAAAATCACAGCAATCATTCCCGCCCGATACGCTTCCACGCGTTTTCCGGGGAAGGCCCTGGCCGATATCGGGGGCAGACCGATGATCCAGCATGTCTACGAACGGGCGTGCAAAGCATCCCTGGTCTCGCGGGTCATCGTGGCAACGGACGACACGCGCATCGCCGATGCCATCAGGCTGATCGGCGGCGAGGCGGTCATGACCTCCACCAGCCACGAGACCGGCACCGACCGTCTGGCAGAGGTGGCGCACAGCCTGGATACGGATATCATCGTCAATGTACAGGGCGATGAGCCGCTCATCTCCCCGGAGATGATCGACCAGGCCATCGAGCCCTTTCTCCATGACCCAGCCCTGAAGATGGGGACCCTGAAGACGCGCATCAAGTGCCTGCACGACTTTTTGAGTCCGAACGTGGTCAAGGTGGTGACCGGCGCCGACGGCTGCGCCCTGTACTTTTCCCGTTCCCCCCTCCCCTTTTTCCGGGACAAGTGGCAGGACCTGAAAGACGAATCCTTTGCCAACGGCAAACTGCTCTGCTACAAGCATGTCGGCCTCTATGTCTACCGCCGGGACTTTCTGCTCGAGTACGCCGCCATGCCGCCGACATTCCTGGAGATCTCGGAGAAACTGGAACAGTTGCGGGCCATAGAGAACGGCATACATATCCGCGTGATCGAAACGGAGTTCGAATCCATCGGTGTAGATACCCCCGATGACCTGGCCAAGGCGCAGGAGCGCTACCGCATAGTGACGCAATAA
- a CDS encoding response regulator translates to MQHEAIKYQVWSYPTSPQAGLADDKIPRILLAEDNTLDQVSIRKLLEKGNVQVHCVDNGRDAVDEARSGSYDLILMDILMPEMDGFVATLKIREEEQAVGGGTVPIIALTAYSLKAIQDKCRSVGMNGYLSKPMSARELRAVCGLFCVLPPGEGSELEACGTLPILDEEEALENLGGVRPLYDELVDMFIDQAPHLIDHLADLVRAGDTEAAKRHIRRLMVSAETIGAKRLAHLCSHIQSSLDGGNLDDCAQWTAQLPHELELLTNTILLDRDGL, encoded by the coding sequence ATGCAGCACGAAGCGATAAAATACCAGGTATGGAGTTATCCCACGTCGCCCCAGGCGGGGCTTGCGGACGATAAAATACCGCGCATCCTCCTGGCCGAAGACAACACCTTGGACCAAGTCAGCATCCGCAAGCTGCTGGAAAAGGGCAACGTGCAGGTCCACTGCGTCGATAACGGCCGCGACGCCGTGGACGAGGCCAGAAGCGGAAGTTACGACCTCATCCTGATGGATATCCTCATGCCGGAGATGGACGGTTTTGTGGCCACCCTCAAAATCCGCGAAGAGGAGCAAGCCGTCGGCGGGGGCACTGTGCCGATCATCGCCCTGACCGCCTACTCCCTCAAGGCGATCCAGGACAAGTGCCGTAGTGTCGGCATGAACGGGTATCTTTCAAAGCCGATGTCGGCCAGGGAGTTGCGGGCGGTGTGCGGCCTGTTTTGCGTCCTTCCCCCCGGTGAAGGGTCAGAACTGGAAGCCTGCGGAACGCTCCCCATCCTGGACGAAGAAGAGGCGCTGGAGAACCTGGGGGGGGTCCGCCCCCTCTATGATGAGCTTGTTGACATGTTCATCGACCAAGCCCCTCATTTGATCGATCATCTTGCCGACCTTGTCAGGGCCGGTGATACGGAGGCGGCCAAAAGGCACATCCGCAGATTGATGGTATCCGCCGAGACCATCGGCGCCAAGCGTCTCGCACATCTGTGCAGCCACATTCAGTCGAGCCTTGACGGCGGCAATCTGGACGACTGTGCACAATGGACCGCCCAACTCCCCCACGAGCTGGAGCTTCTTACGAACACTATTCTTCTTGACAGGGATGGCCTATGA
- a CDS encoding EAL and HDOD domain-containing protein: MGQNNENFFLGRQPILNRKQEIVGYELLFRATTVNRAEFESCSQASTSVITSALSNFGLQEVLGGKFGFINVYLGLFLSELLELLPIRQSVLELLETIELDDHVAERCRELRKLGFKLALDDHVYSPKYHEIYSAVDYVKIDILETSPEQLPEIVRKLRQWPLKLLAEKVETFEQFETCAALGFDYFQGYFFERPVVLNKKRFDVSSRAMLTLLQQLTMDAPPEELEQTFKENPSLSYNLLRLVNSVALGMREKIKTLRHAILMLGTNHLRRWIQLSLFSGNDSRGIDNPLLEMAAVRGRLMETLVLQKLQHASSSEQSEEAFMTGILSLLDVLFETPMDEIISNLNLNEEICAALLDRSGRLGELLLLAEKLEVTDFDAVTPLLERCGITLDELLTAQLEAFNWRSGVIAH, translated from the coding sequence ATGGGGCAGAACAACGAAAATTTCTTTCTGGGCCGGCAACCGATCCTCAACCGCAAACAGGAGATCGTCGGCTACGAGTTGCTCTTCCGCGCCACCACGGTAAACCGCGCGGAATTCGAAAGCTGCTCCCAGGCCAGCACCAGCGTCATCACCAGCGCCCTGTCGAATTTCGGCCTCCAGGAGGTCCTGGGCGGAAAATTCGGTTTCATCAACGTCTACCTCGGCCTGTTTCTCTCGGAATTGCTCGAACTGCTCCCCATTAGGCAATCGGTTCTCGAACTTCTGGAAACCATCGAGCTCGACGACCATGTTGCCGAGCGCTGCCGCGAGTTGAGAAAGCTCGGTTTCAAGCTGGCCCTGGACGACCATGTGTACAGCCCCAAATATCACGAGATCTACTCCGCTGTCGATTACGTCAAGATCGATATCCTGGAAACCAGCCCGGAACAACTTCCCGAGATCGTCCGCAAGCTGCGTCAGTGGCCGCTTAAGCTCCTGGCGGAAAAGGTCGAGACCTTCGAACAGTTCGAAACCTGCGCCGCACTTGGCTTCGATTACTTTCAGGGGTATTTTTTCGAACGTCCGGTGGTGCTCAACAAAAAGCGGTTCGATGTCTCGAGCAGGGCCATGCTCACCTTGCTCCAACAGCTTACCATGGACGCCCCCCCCGAAGAGCTGGAACAGACCTTCAAGGAGAACCCGAGCCTCTCCTATAACCTTCTGCGTCTGGTCAACTCCGTTGCCCTGGGCATGCGCGAAAAGATCAAAACCCTCCGGCACGCAATCCTCATGCTGGGGACCAACCACCTGCGGCGCTGGATCCAGTTATCCCTGTTCTCCGGCAACGATTCCCGCGGCATCGACAATCCGCTCCTGGAGATGGCGGCGGTACGGGGGCGCCTGATGGAAACACTGGTGCTGCAAAAGCTGCAACACGCCTCTTCCTCCGAACAATCGGAAGAGGCCTTTATGACCGGCATCCTGTCCCTTCTCGATGTCCTGTTCGAAACGCCCATGGACGAGATCATCTCGAACCTCAACCTCAACGAGGAGATATGCGCCGCCCTCCTCGATCGCTCCGGGCGACTGGGCGAACTGCTCCTGCTTGCCGAAAAACTGGAAGTGACCGATTTCGACGCGGTCACGCCGTTACTCGAGCGGTGCGGCATAACACTCGACGAACTCCTGACAGCCCAACTCGAGGCCTTCAACTGGCGGTCCGGCGTCATAGCCCACTGA
- a CDS encoding ParA family protein, with translation MQNYPYIITISSEKGGVGKTTLASNLAIYLKAMRDDLPVTIFSFDNHFTIDRMFELPGQNLTGTVFEMLKGVPARELVHVGQYGVSYIPSSTELGEMNENFRGPMSLTRMFAECGFGGIVIIDTRPDLNILTQNALYAADRVLIPVKDMPSLENCKNIFALFDQRGIDKKSLSLIPCLIDSRIKFDGLFKDQKTLLRAFAINRGYRCMDTYISKSPKVESLNTNPDGKIYPILTHARGTDVHGQFTEIARDILRNYDATPEPRSCLYAAWLREKEGKKKESYLARLEGLAERCLVCGALLSEQPERRGFYYESSDRASRGFLHSDCFTDLLCAALYGMTDQSQAYGAARMVIADRAQKTVSLFLPQSQGATALLDYRQFSHDGDQLFRKELSMQGFSEGEFDGMNDRLFLLLNESLAGYEGSLREETWLAVHPVDADAPETVLQDERYRAIRQVHARIAEQLGQSA, from the coding sequence ATGCAGAACTATCCCTACATCATTACCATTTCTTCGGAAAAAGGCGGGGTCGGCAAAACCACCCTGGCTTCCAACCTGGCCATCTACCTGAAGGCCATGCGCGACGACCTGCCGGTCACGATCTTCTCCTTCGACAACCACTTCACCATTGACCGGATGTTCGAGCTGCCGGGCCAGAATCTGACGGGCACGGTCTTCGAGATGCTGAAGGGTGTCCCGGCACGGGAACTGGTACATGTCGGCCAGTACGGCGTCAGCTATATCCCTTCCTCGACCGAGTTGGGGGAGATGAACGAAAACTTCCGGGGCCCCATGAGCCTGACGCGCATGTTCGCCGAATGCGGCTTTGGCGGCATCGTCATCATCGACACGCGGCCGGACCTGAACATCCTGACCCAGAACGCCCTCTATGCCGCCGACCGGGTGCTGATCCCGGTCAAGGACATGCCCAGCCTGGAGAACTGCAAGAATATCTTCGCCCTGTTCGACCAGCGCGGCATCGACAAGAAATCGCTCTCGCTCATCCCCTGCCTGATCGACTCACGCATCAAATTCGACGGGCTGTTCAAGGACCAGAAGACTTTGCTGCGGGCCTTTGCCATAAATCGCGGCTACCGCTGCATGGATACCTACATTTCCAAAAGTCCCAAGGTGGAGAGCCTCAATACCAACCCGGACGGCAAGATCTATCCGATCCTGACCCATGCCCGCGGCACCGATGTCCACGGCCAGTTCACCGAGATCGCCCGGGATATTCTGCGGAATTACGATGCCACCCCGGAGCCCCGCTCCTGTCTGTATGCGGCCTGGCTGAGGGAAAAGGAAGGGAAAAAGAAGGAGTCGTACCTTGCCCGGCTGGAGGGGCTTGCCGAGCGCTGCCTGGTCTGCGGGGCGCTCCTGTCGGAGCAGCCGGAGCGGCGGGGATTCTATTACGAGTCGTCCGACCGGGCCAGCCGCGGCTTCCTGCATAGCGACTGTTTCACCGACCTGCTCTGCGCGGCGCTCTATGGCATGACCGACCAATCCCAGGCCTACGGCGCAGCGCGCATGGTGATTGCCGACCGGGCGCAGAAAACGGTCTCCCTGTTCTTGCCCCAATCCCAGGGGGCAACGGCCCTGCTCGATTATCGGCAGTTCAGCCATGATGGGGACCAGCTTTTCAGGAAGGAACTGTCGATGCAGGGGTTCAGCGAGGGGGAATTCGACGGTATGAACGACCGGCTCTTCCTGCTCTTGAATGAATCCCTGGCAGGGTATGAGGGCTCGTTGCGTGAAGAAACCTGGCTGGCGGTGCATCCCGTGGATGCCGACGCCCCGGAAACGGTCCTTCAGGATGAGCGTTATCGCGCCATACGGCAGGTTCATGCCAGGATCGCCGAACAGCTTGGACAATCAGCCTAA
- a CDS encoding CheR family methyltransferase: MNPHDEAFHTPGIPAVLKDREFNRFSGFIYDEVGIKMPAAKKTMLEARLQKRLKALGMRTFEEYAEHVFSGAEKSSELIHLIDVVTTNKTDFFREPAHFDYLVKSALPALVEAREAGYRSPLKIWSAGCSSGEEPYTLTMVLSEFMANNPGFRVSILATDISTAVLEKAKNAIYTEDRVDPIPLQMKKKYLLRSRDKSKGLVRVAPHLRSLVQFRRLNFMEDFGMREQMEIIFCRNVIIYFDKPTQERLLNKFCRQLVPGGYLFLGHSETLSGLNVPLTPVASTVYRKL; the protein is encoded by the coding sequence ATGAACCCGCACGACGAGGCCTTCCATACCCCCGGTATTCCTGCAGTACTCAAAGACAGGGAATTCAACAGGTTCAGCGGTTTTATCTATGACGAGGTCGGCATCAAGATGCCGGCGGCCAAGAAGACCATGTTGGAGGCCCGCTTGCAAAAGCGGCTCAAAGCCCTCGGCATGCGTACCTTCGAGGAATACGCGGAGCACGTTTTCAGCGGCGCGGAGAAGAGCAGTGAGCTGATCCACCTGATCGACGTGGTGACGACCAACAAGACCGATTTCTTCCGGGAGCCCGCCCATTTCGACTACCTTGTGAAATCGGCGCTTCCTGCGCTGGTGGAGGCGCGGGAGGCCGGTTACCGGTCGCCGCTCAAGATATGGAGCGCCGGCTGTTCCAGCGGCGAAGAACCGTACACTCTGACCATGGTCCTATCGGAGTTCATGGCGAACAATCCCGGGTTTCGCGTTTCCATCCTGGCAACGGATATCTCGACGGCGGTGTTGGAAAAGGCAAAAAACGCCATCTACACCGAAGATCGCGTCGACCCCATCCCCTTGCAGATGAAGAAAAAATACCTACTGAGAAGCCGCGACAAGAGCAAGGGGCTGGTACGTGTGGCTCCCCACCTGCGTTCCCTGGTCCAGTTCAGGCGCCTGAACTTCATGGAGGATTTCGGCATGCGGGAACAGATGGAGATCATCTTCTGCCGCAATGTCATCATCTATTTCGACAAGCCGACCCAAGAGCGGCTGCTGAACAAATTCTGCCGCCAACTGGTCCCCGGGGGGTATCTCTTTCTCGGGCACTCCGAAACTTTGAGCGGCCTGAATGTCCCCTTGACGCCGGTGGCATCGACCGTGTATCGGAAACTATGA
- a CDS encoding chemotaxis protein CheD — MKNLYDKHVCNVYLKPGEIFVARSPALVSTVLGSCVAVILHAPRIGVGAICHAMLPGGKAEQDDFRYVDRAVSYLYNRISALCGGPNDIEAKLFGGANVLNFTVRNDGAGSVGGQNIEAALQALDGLGLKVSAADTGGNQGRKLFFYSRSGEVFVRQVRKIF, encoded by the coding sequence ATGAAAAACCTGTACGACAAGCATGTGTGCAACGTATACTTGAAACCCGGGGAGATTTTCGTCGCCCGGAGCCCTGCCCTTGTCTCCACGGTGCTCGGTTCCTGCGTTGCGGTGATTTTGCATGCGCCCCGGATCGGCGTAGGGGCCATCTGCCACGCCATGCTCCCCGGCGGAAAAGCGGAGCAGGATGATTTTCGTTATGTGGACAGAGCCGTATCATATCTGTATAACCGGATAAGCGCCCTGTGCGGCGGCCCAAACGACATCGAGGCCAAGCTCTTCGGGGGGGCGAACGTGCTCAACTTCACCGTCCGCAACGACGGAGCGGGGTCGGTTGGGGGCCAGAACATCGAAGCCGCCTTGCAGGCGCTCGACGGGCTCGGCCTGAAGGTATCGGCGGCCGATACCGGCGGCAACCAGGGCAGAAAGCTGTTTTTCTATTCTCGCAGCGGCGAGGTTTTCGTGCGCCAGGTACGAAAGATCTTCTGA